The Coriobacteriia bacterium genome has a window encoding:
- a CDS encoding undecaprenyl-phosphate glucose phosphotransferase: MFKAHHRIPNALSVLIDLAIITGSMAFAFWMRFSVFRGEGPVMSGLNHVLWGAAFSPVFVFLYSLLGIYGRRSPNSTMRTVGRLVLCNTVAMMLYIDFIYLFRVVDFSRWLLVIAWVTINILTCCKAVLIDSLQRLQYERGIGRTRVVVVGSSFTARTYAKAVNHERPRSFALMGSIGRETLMPGIALLGSYADVGHILEELVPDEVVVALDSSEQRHLDDVLLACENAGIRVELLPTYHQFLSSRPHISQQAGLPLISVNRITLDNMGLAFLKRAFDVLGSLVLIVLTSPIMIVAALGTKLSSPGPVIFRQERVGRGRRPFYILKFRSMRLNAQSDSAWTTGDDPRRTAFGSFMRRYSIDELPQLFNVLKGDMSLVGPRPEIPQYVNRFKHSVPLYMVRHQVRPGMTGWAQVNGLRGDTSIEKRIEYDLFYIENWSLMFDLRILLMTPFKGIVNKQETLEGHSGGHRPTNELTDDRSRARATEGRHFQRRR, from the coding sequence GCTTTTCTGTATTCCGTGGCGAAGGCCCCGTCATGTCAGGCCTCAACCACGTGCTCTGGGGCGCAGCATTCTCCCCCGTCTTCGTCTTTCTCTACAGCCTGCTCGGCATATACGGCCGGCGATCTCCCAACAGCACGATGCGCACGGTCGGACGGCTCGTCCTGTGCAACACCGTCGCCATGATGCTCTACATCGACTTCATCTATCTCTTCCGCGTCGTCGACTTCTCACGCTGGCTCCTCGTGATCGCGTGGGTCACAATCAACATCCTGACGTGCTGCAAGGCCGTACTGATCGACAGCCTGCAGCGCCTGCAGTACGAGCGTGGCATCGGGCGCACCCGCGTCGTTGTCGTCGGGTCGAGCTTTACGGCGCGCACCTATGCAAAAGCCGTCAACCACGAACGCCCGCGCAGCTTCGCCCTCATGGGCAGCATCGGTCGCGAGACGCTCATGCCCGGCATCGCCCTTCTTGGAAGTTATGCAGACGTCGGCCACATCCTCGAGGAGCTCGTTCCCGACGAGGTCGTTGTCGCCCTGGACTCTTCCGAGCAACGCCACCTTGACGACGTGCTGCTGGCCTGCGAGAACGCCGGCATTCGCGTCGAGCTGCTTCCCACGTACCACCAGTTTCTCTCGAGCCGTCCCCACATCTCGCAGCAGGCGGGGCTTCCGCTCATCAGCGTTAACCGCATCACGCTCGACAACATGGGCCTCGCGTTTCTCAAGCGAGCGTTCGACGTGCTCGGCTCGCTCGTACTCATCGTGCTCACGTCACCGATCATGATCGTTGCGGCGCTGGGGACGAAGCTCTCCTCCCCCGGGCCCGTTATCTTCCGGCAGGAGCGCGTCGGCCGAGGGCGCCGCCCGTTCTACATCCTCAAGTTCCGCTCGATGCGGCTCAACGCTCAGTCGGACAGCGCGTGGACGACGGGAGACGATCCTCGTCGCACGGCATTCGGATCGTTCATGCGCCGCTACTCCATCGACGAGCTTCCCCAGCTCTTCAACGTGCTCAAGGGGGACATGAGCCTCGTCGGCCCGCGCCCCGAGATTCCCCAGTACGTCAACCGCTTCAAGCACAGCGTGCCGCTCTACATGGTGCGTCACCAGGTGCGCCCGGGCATGACCGGGTGGGCGCAGGTCAACGGCCTACGCGGCGACACGTCCATCGAGAAGCGCATCGAATACGACCTGTTCTATATCGAGAACTGGTCGCTGATGTTTGACCTGCGCATCCTGCTGATGACGCCGTTCAAGGGCATCGTAAACAAGCAGGAGACTCTGGAAGGACACAGCGGGGGCCACCGCCCGACGAACGAGCTTACGGACGATAGGTCTCGTGCCAGAGCCACGGAAGG